A window from Peromyscus eremicus chromosome 1, PerEre_H2_v1, whole genome shotgun sequence encodes these proteins:
- the LOC131917598 gene encoding serine protease FAM111A-like translates to MKMEYRKRPKEVTNKQDQRSHWEQKTPQDQNPPPKKTIIITFGTHQATFEVTDRETRSLYEALNTLDPVKRETERQPGKEMLVYGNGGIEGFINLGMPLRCFPEGSHVVITFSKTESEEKEDNKVCGRFDQSSAECVVFYIHAVGSREQRILRCRELDKEGTKVCVYGFQGETIKATLRKDGRFHSFVESDHWKLIHNDTTIANTQPVDVLQGKLFQIEVERKKCPWAVAATQNSELEDRNFSELKGYIVNLYPTLKREREKLRAYIKEESEKGKKTNVFKAHRANFRKLTQNSTPGKVFKLLSQLSDSVGLLVWDNNGNRGSATCFVFKGLYVFTCRHVINDIVGDGVEPSQWADILSQCVRVTFEYQVFPIKEDSYCSVEPWFEVSDVTLDYAVLKLKESGRHFPTGLCNGTPSELLSGFVYMIGHPDGKYKVVDGCTLVPENEQRRKSEGIQGKGAVGGSDPMRYIYMYTQRSFQKNIHEPRVVTGDNTFYCGSSGSPVFDARGSLVAMHTAGFICEYASGVSSVIELGSSMKHILDDIKENHETWYNEICVFKGL, encoded by the coding sequence ATGAAAATGGAATATAGAAAAAGACCAAAGGAGGTGACCAACAAGCAAGACCAAAGATCACATTGGGAACAAAAAACTCCACAAGATCAGAACCCTCCCCCAAAGAAGACCATTATCATCACCTTCGGCACACACCAGGCAACATTTGAAGTCACAGATAGGGAGACACGTAGTTTATATGAGGCACTCAACACCCTTGACCCTgtcaaaagagagacagaaagacagccaGGCAAAGAAATGCTGGTGTATGGCAACGGAGGAATAGAAGGGTTCATAAACCTTGGCATGCCCCTCCGCTGTTTTCCGGAAGGCAGCCATGTGGTCATTACCTTTTCCAAAACTGAAAGTGAGGAGAAAGAAGATAATAAAGTGTGTGGTCGCTTTGACCAGTCATCTGCTGAGTGTGTTGTATTTTACATTCATGCAGTCGGGAGTAGGGAGCAAAGGATCCTGAGGTGCAGGGAACTTGACAAGGAGGGGACCAAAGTCTGTGTGTATGGCTTCCAAGGAGAGACCATCAAGGCCACTCTGAGGAAGGATGGCAGGTTTCATTCCTTTGTGGAGAGTGACCATTGGAAACTCATTCACAATGATACCACCATAGCAAACACCCAGCCGGTTGATGTGTTACAGGGCAAGCTCTTTCAGATTGaggttgaaagaaagaaatgcccttGGGCAGTAGCAGCAACTCAGAATTCTGAGTTAGAGGACAGAAACTTCAGTGAGTTAAAAGGATACATTGTGAATTTGTACCCCACACTGAAAAGAGAACGGGAAAAACTGAGAGCATACATCAAGGAAGAaagtgagaaaggaaagaaaactaatgTATTCAAAGCACATAGAGCAAACTTCAGGAAGCTGACCCAAAACTCCACCCCAGGTAAAGTCTTCAAACTTCTTTCACAGCTCAGTGACTCAGTTGGGCTCCTAGTTTGGGACAACAATGGAAACAGGGGTAGTGCcacatgctttgtttttaaagggtTGTACGTTTTCACCTGTCGACATGTAATAAATGACATTGTAGGGGATGGTGTAGAGCCAAGTCAGTGGGCAGATATACTTAGTCAATGTGTAAGAGTGACGTTTGAATATCAAGTGTTCCCCATAAAAGAAGACAGCTATTGCTCTGTTGAACCTTGGTTTGAGGTGTCTGATGTAACTCTTGATTatgctgtcctgaaactgaaaGAAAGTGGACGGCATTTTCCTACAGGACTCTGTAATGGAACACCTTCTGAATTACTTAGTGGGTTTGTGTATATGATTGGTCATCCAGATGGAAAGTATAAGGTTGTTGATGGTTGTACTCTGGTTCCTGAAAATGAGCAAAGAAGGAAAAGTGAGGGCATTCAGGGAAAAGGAGCAGTGGGTGGCAGTGATCCCATGCggtatatctatatgtataccCAAAGAAGTTTCCAGAAGAACATCCATGAACCTCGTGTGGTTACCGGGGATAACACTTTTTATTGTGGGTCTTCTGGATCTCCTGTATTTGATGCTAGAGGATCACTGGTAGCCATGCACACTGCTGGCTTCATTTGTGAGTATGCAAGTGGGGTTTCCAGTGTCATTGAACTGGGCTCCTCAATGAAACACATCCTTGATGATATTAAGGAAAACCATGAAACATGGTACAATGAAATTTGTGTATTCAAAGGACTGTAG